The stretch of DNA TAGAGATATAAGAATTTTTAAAAAAACTTAGCTTATAGGAGCTGTCTGCTGTATAATCTTCTCTAATAATATCAGAGGGGTTATGACAATGAATTCTTATATAAAAGAACAAATAGAACTATTTCAACAAGAGAACCGTAATCGTGGACGCTTGCTCGTTAGCTGCCATGATCAGCCTGGGATTGTTTCAGCAATCTCTCATTTTTTATTTTCCTATCAAGCCAATATCATCGAATCAAGTCAGTATTCGACCAATCCTGAAGGCGGAGAATTCTTTATCCGGATTGAATTTGAATGCCCGGGACTAAAGGAGAAGGCTAAGGATATGGAGGAGCAGTTTGCAACGATTGCGGAGCAGTTTTCAATGGATTGGAAATTAAATCACGTTTATCATGTGAAAAAGGTTGCAATCTTTGTATCGAAGGAACTTCACTGTCTGTTAGAACTTCTTTGGGAATGGCAAAGCGGTGATTTAATGGCTGATATAGCTGTTGTGATTAGTAATCATGAGGCAGCAAGGGATGCAGTAGAAGGCTTAAATATCCCATTTTATTATATTCCAGCAAATAAGGATATTCGTGCGGAGGTAGAAGCTAAGCAACTTCAGTTGTTAAAAGAGTATGAGATTGATTTAGTGGTCCTGGCCCGTTATATGCAAATATTGACTCCCGACTTTGTTGCCGCCAATCCAAACAAAATCATTAATATTCACCATTCGTTTTTGCCGGCATTTATTGGGGCAAGACCATATGAGCGCGCGCATGCTCGCGGGGTAAAATTGATTGGAGCGACTTCGCATTATGTAACGAATGACCTTGATGAAGGACCAATTATTGAGCAAGACATTGCCCGCGTTGATCATCGAGATGATGTGGACAACCTGAAAAAAATAGGTCGTAGAGTGGAAAGAAGTGTATTGGCTCGAGCGGTAAAATGGCATATTGAAGACCGGATAATTGTCCATCAAAACAAAACGATTGTTTTCTAAGCAGTATAGATGATGGTTTAAAAGCAATAATAATCCTAGCAGTTTATCTATAAAAGAAAAGGAGTAAAATAGATGACGAAAGAAACTCCACATATTAAACCAAATGGAGCGGAGATTGCCGAGACAATTCTTCTGCCAGGTGACCCCTTACGAGCGAAGTTTATTGCCGATACGTATTTAACCGATGTGGTCCAATTCAATGAGGTTCGCGGTATGCTTGGATTTACGGGAACTTTTAATGGTAAACGGATTTCGGTGATGGGCACAGGAATGGGAACTCCTAGTATGAGTATTTATTCTTGGGAGCTTATTCATATATTTGGCGTTAAAAATTTGATTCGAATAGGTTCCGCGGGAGCTATTCAAGATCATCTAAACTTGTATGATATTGTTTTTGTTATGGGTGCCGCAACAGATTCCAACTATCTCCACCAATACAATCTGCCAGGACATTATTCGATTACGGCGTCCTTTGAGTTATTGGAGAAGGCGAAGAAGGTGGCGGATGAAA from Neobacillus sp. CF12 encodes:
- the purU gene encoding formyltetrahydrofolate deformylase; translated protein: MNSYIKEQIELFQQENRNRGRLLVSCHDQPGIVSAISHFLFSYQANIIESSQYSTNPEGGEFFIRIEFECPGLKEKAKDMEEQFATIAEQFSMDWKLNHVYHVKKVAIFVSKELHCLLELLWEWQSGDLMADIAVVISNHEAARDAVEGLNIPFYYIPANKDIRAEVEAKQLQLLKEYEIDLVVLARYMQILTPDFVAANPNKIINIHHSFLPAFIGARPYERAHARGVKLIGATSHYVTNDLDEGPIIEQDIARVDHRDDVDNLKKIGRRVERSVLARAVKWHIEDRIIVHQNKTIVF
- the deoD gene encoding purine-nucleoside phosphorylase — protein: MTKETPHIKPNGAEIAETILLPGDPLRAKFIADTYLTDVVQFNEVRGMLGFTGTFNGKRISVMGTGMGTPSMSIYSWELIHIFGVKNLIRIGSAGAIQDHLNLYDIVFVMGAATDSNYLHQYNLPGHYSITASFELLEKAKKVADEKGQKVFVGNVLSSDIFYNADPTALQKWSEMGILCAEMESAGLYVNAAHAGVNALCILTISDHIFRKEQTTPEERQTSFTKMMEIALELA